GGTTCATGTAAACGAACTTGCTGACACTTACGGAAGGGAAATTTGCGTTAACAGATGATTTCTTGCATCCGGAAGATGGAAGAATTATAACAATCAGTATTAGTAAGATTAATTTTTTAATGAGAAACTTCATCGGCAAATTTGTATGGCATTGATTACCTTTGCAAGATAATCAATCTTATAGAACGTATGAACAGATTAACTATTCTGATGATATCAGGCTTTATTTTGTTTTCATGTAAGAATTCCGGAAACAAAGAGAATTCTCAAGTACAAGATTCTTCAGCTGTAGAGTCAAAGAAATCCGGCGAATCGGAGTATACTTGTCCGATGCATCCCGAAGTTGTCAGAAAGGAAGCAGGAACGTGCCCGCAATGCGGAATGGAATTGCAAATAAGAAGTTGAGATATCAATAGAATACAATTAATTGAAATTCGTTTGAGGAATGTCGGGATTAACCTTATAGAAAGACTTAAGAAAAATGGGAAATAGATTTGGGGATAAAATTAAAATGGTACTGAAAAGTATGCTTGTTCTGGTTATCTGCGCTTTGCCATTCGCTTCATTTTCTCAGGATGTGGATGCGCGATCGCCCAAGCCAAACAGCGGAAGTAGCCAGCAAGTGAAAGCAGACAAAAAGAAAGAAAAGCAGAAAAAGGAGGCTGCCAAAGGAATTGAAAAAGGAAAGCAGCGGCACGAGAAATTGCAGGCAAAGAATACAAAGAAAATGATGAAGGCAAGTAAGCGAAAGTCAAAGCGTTGGAATGAAAATAAAAGAGAGTTCTTTTTAAAACGCTGGTTTACCAAAAAACATCATTAATTTATGCCTTAACGAATAACGTATAACTAGACTGTATTTGTAAACTCGACTTTTTTAATTGTAGGAGTTGTGTATTGGAAAGTAATTTCGATTTTTTTTAAATGCTAATTTTTCACTTCACTTCACTTCACTTCACTTCACTTCACTTCACTTCACTTCACTTCACTTCACTTCACTTCACTTCACTTCACTTCACTTCACTTCACTTTTTACTGTAAGATTTCACATTTAATTTACAAATACCTTGACTTAAATAGTTTATTTTTGGTTCAGATGGATTGCGTTTATTTTGAAGAAAGAATTTCAATTTTTTAGTACTGGAATTTTAATGATCCGGGAATTATTAAAAATTTTATAATTATTAAAATTTATGAAGTAATTAATTTAATAAATCTTCGAAATTGCTGAAATAAGCCACAGTGGCGGGTTTCGGGCAATATAAAAAACGGGAATTAATTAAAAAAACCTGTAAACCGCATCAAATAAGGCTTTCAGCGCATATGACCCTCCATTTGCCAAGCGTAGCAAGTCATTCGCCAAATACTTACTTAAGTTTTGTATAAAAAACTTTTTGGGGAGAGTGTGAAGATATAGTTTTGTGGATATATAATTTATTCCACCACATGAACACAATTACCCACGCAAAAAGTGTTGCGGCAAAACAATTTACGAGCCGTGCAAACACATTGTCAGTAAAGCAATCAGCGAAAGGCAATTTGCTTTTATCAATCTGGCAAGCATTATTCGGAAAAAGCACAGGTTATGCATTTCCTAAAATCGCCGGACTGTTTTTAGTCGGGATTTTATCTATCCAACAATCTTCTGCACAGCAATTAGTAGATGAATTTACCAGAGGCAATAGTAATACTGTTGGTGGTGGATGGAGTGAAGATGAAAACAGTTCTTCCTATTGTTCAGTTAATACTAATAGATTGCAGATAGGAGGGAATAATGATGATGCAGATTTCATTTATAGAGATGCATCTTCTCTTTTCAATACCACTTATTCTACTAATACTGCACTCATGACGTGGCAGTTCAATATGAGGCAGAATGATGCTACTCCTAATGGATTTGATGGGAATAGTGCAGGTGGTATGGCTTATGTTCTAGGTTGTTCTGAATCCTCCTTTACTACTAATTCTGGCGAAGGGTATGCGGTCATATTTGGGTCATCTAGCAGCACGGATGTTGTACGTTTAGTTCGTTTTTCCGGTGGTGTTGATGCAGAGGCCAACTTCACAAGCATCGTTGCAGGAACAACCGGTTATGGTACGCAATATTTTGCCGTTAGAGTAACATATAATCCCGCAACAACTCAGTGGTCATTATATTTAAATGTAAATGCAAGTAGCTTTAATGATCCTAATACTGCACCATATACTTTAATTGGTCAGGCAAATAATACTACTTATACATCACAAAATTTAGATTATACAGGTTGTTTTTATAAGCATGGTAATAATGGCGACTTAGCTTATTTTGATAACGTTTGGGTGCCAACAAGTGCGCCGGTTATTATTACGCAACCTGCAGCAACTGTAAATGGTTGTAATGGGTCCAGTGTTACATTTACTGCAAATGCAAATTTTGATACCGGCAGACAGTGGCAGAAATTTATTTCAGGTGTGTGGACTGCTATTGGCGGTGCGACAAATGATACTTATACCATCAACCCTGCATCTCCAGCTGACGCCGGAGATTATCGCGTTGTATATACAAACGCAATCGGCACTGCTACTTCTTCGGTTTCAACTTTAGCAGTTGGAACACCTTCTGTTGGTGGAACAGTGGACTTTTCAATGACAGTATGTACCGGACAAAATAATTCTACATTAAATTTAAGTGGACATACAGGTTCTGTGACTCGTTGGGAATTATCAACAAATGGTGGTACTTCTTGGAGTAATATTTCTAATACAACGACATCCCATCCTTATTCAAACATAACACAAACCACTATGTATAGAGCTGTTGTAACCAATGGTGGTTGTGCAAGCTCAAATTCTGTTCCGGCTACAATAACTGTAGTTCAACCTGCTCTCTTCTCCGTAACAGGTGGAGGAAATTTTTGTGCAGGAAGTGGAGCGAACGTTGGACTGAGTGATTCTGAAACAGGAGTCGATTATCAATTGATGAATGGTGTTACCCCGGTTGGTTCTCCAATTCCAGGTACCGGTAATGCAATTTCATTTGGGTTACAAGCTGCAACAGGTACATACACTGTTATCGCTATTCATAACGCTTATTTATGTGAACGCACAATGACCGGCAGTGCAAATCTTGTTTCATTGCCAGTACCGACTGCTACTGCTACTGCCAGTAATCATCTTATCTGTGGAACAGGGACTACAACTTTAACTTCAACAGGAGCTTCGAATACAACAGCGCTTAAAAATTTTGCAAGCGGAACACTAAATATGGGATTTACAAATACTAGTTTCGTTTCAGATACCATTACAGTTTACGATGCACCTACCTCAATGGCTGCTGTCACAAGTTTTTCGGTTACAGTTAACATTACTCATAGTTACGACTCAGATGTTGAGATTTATCTTGTCAGACCGGGAGGAACACTAACCGTAGCTGCTAATGGTACTTATACTCATACAATATCTGCCGGTGGTTCAGTTTGTTTAGCTGCTGATGCCGGTGGAACTGGAAACAATTTTACTTCTACAGTTTTCTCCAGTTTAGGAACGCAAACCTGTGTTGCAAATGGAAACCCTCCTTTTACAGGAACTTTTCTTCCGGAGAACGCATTCTCAACTCTAACAGGAGATCCAAATGGTGTTTGGACATTAAAAGTTGCTGATGATGCAGCCCAAGATAACGGAACATTGTTGAATTGGACAATAACAATGAATACAATTTCTGGTGTTACATATACTTGGACTTCTTCTCCATCCGGATTCTCTAGTTCCGTTCAAAATCCAGGAATAATCTCGCCAACAATTTCGAGAGATTATATTGTAACTGTTACAGGAAATGGAAATGGTTGTACAGCATCTGCATCGACAGGGGTTGTAAATGTTTCTCCTGCCATGACAGCATCATGCAGCATAGTTAATAATGCAACTTGCGTTGGCGCTAACGATGGATCAATTAATGTTACCGTTTCCGGTGGTACTGCTCCATATACAGGAACAGGAACTATCGCAGGATTAGGTGCCGGTTTACATACATTCACCGTAACAGATGCATTAGGATGTACTTCAACTTGTTCATCTACTATAACTGTTGCAGATGCAACACCACCGGTTATTTCCGGTTGTCCGGCAAACTTTACTGTCAACTCAGATCCGGGTCAATGTGGTGCAATTGTAACCTGGATCGAACCAACTGTTACAGATAATTGTTCAGTTGATTTCTTTACATCGAATTATTATAATGGAGATCTTTTCTCTATTGGTTTAAATAGCGTAACATACATTGCACAGGATCCTTCAGGAAATCAATCGTTATGTTTCTTTGACGTAACGGTTCTTGATGTTGAAGATCCGATCATAACTTGTCCTGCAGACATTACAGTGGGAAGTACACCGGGATTATGCGGAGCTATTGTATCATTTACTGCAAGCGCTACCGATAATTGTTCTGCAACACTTTCTTATGTTCCGGCATCAGGCTCAACATTCCCTATCGGAACAACATCTGTTACTGCAACAGCAACAGATCAGGATGGAAATACAGACGTATGTACATTCAATGTTATAGTTACCGATACAGAATTCCCATCTTTTGCAGGTTGTCCGTCAGACATAACAATTGGTACAAACGGTTCTTGCGACCGTATCGTAACTTGGACACCGCCAACAGCGGCCGACAATTGTTCAGGAGTGACTTTAAGTTCAAGTCATAATCCGGGCGATGTTTTCCAATTAGGAACAACAATAGTAACATACACAGCAATTGATGCTGTTGGAAATACGACGATCTGCACATTCAACGTTCTTGTTGAAGACACAGAAGATCCGGTTGTAACTTGTCCGGCAGATACCACAGTAACGGCAAATTCAGCAGGGTGTTCAGCAATTGTGACTTTCAGTGCATCAGTGACAGATAATTGTTCAGCTACATTATCTTATTCACCTGCTTCAGGTTCAACTTTCTCAGGAACAACTCCGGTGACAGTTACAGCAACCGATCCGGCTGGAAACACTTCAACATGTACATTCAACGTAATTGTTGTAAACGACTTAGTTGCATCTTCTTCAGCAACTTCAATTCTTTGTAACGGTGGAACAGCAACAGTTACAGTTTCAACAACAGGAGGAACGGCACCTTATTCAGGTGATGGAACATTCACAGTAACTGCAGGAACTTATAACTACACAGTAACAGATGCTAACGGTTGTACATCTTCTACATCGATCACAGTTTCAGAACCTGCTGCATTAGTAGCATCATCTTCTGCAACTGCAATTCTTTGTAACGGTGGCTCAGCTACAGTAACAGTTTCTGCAACTGGTGGAACGGCACCTTATTCAGGTGATGGAACTTTCACAGTAACTGCAGGAACTTATAACTATACAGTAACAGACGCAAACGGTTGTACTTCTTCTACATCGATCACAGTATCAGAACCGGCTGCACTTGTTGCATCTTCTTCTGCAACTGATATTCTTTGTAATGGTGGAACAGCGACAGTAACAGTTTCAGCGGTAGGTGGAACGATACCTTATTCAGGTGACGGTACATTCACAGTTGGAGCAGGTACATATAATTACACAGTAACAGATGCGAATGGTTGTACATCATCAACAAGCATTTCTTTATCAGAGCCAAGTGCAGTTGTGGTAACAGCAACACAAGGCGCAGATATTCTTTGTAACGGCGGATCAACGACGGTAACAGTTTCTGCAACAGGAGGAACATCACCTTATACAGGCGAAGGTACATTCACTGTAACAGCAGGAACACATAACTATACAGTAACAGATGCTAACGGTTGTACCGGAAGCACATCGATCACAGTTTCAGAACCTGCAGCACTTGTTGCATCATCTTCAGCAACTGCAATTCTTTGTAACGGTGGTTCGGCAACAGTAACAGTTTCTGCTATAGGTGGAACAGCACCATATTCAGGTGACGGAACATTCACAGTAACTGCAGGAACTTATAACTACACAGTAACAGACGCTAATGGTTGTACATCTTCTACATCGATCACAGTTTCAGAACCGGCTGCACTTGTAGCTTCATCTTCTGCAACTGATATCCTTTGTAACGGTGGTTCAGCAACAGTAACAGTATCTGCAGTTGGTGGAACAACACCTTATTCAGGTGATGGAACATTCACAGTAACTGCAGGAACATATAACTATACAGTAACAGACGGTAACGGTTGCTCATCTTCAACATCGATCACGGTAACAGAGCCGGCAGCATTGGTAGCATCTTCTACACAAGGAGCAGCAATTCTTTGTAACGGAGGAACGACAACAGTAACTGTTTCTGCAACAGGTGGAACAACACCATATACAGGAGACGGTTCATTTACAGTTGGAGCAGGAACACATAACTACACAGTAACAGATGCGAACGGTTGTCCATCACTAACAAGCATTACGATAACTGAACCAAGTGCTGTTGTAGTAACAGCAACACAAGGAGCAGATATTCTTTGTAACGGCGGATCATCATCTTCTGCAACTGCAATTCTTTGTAACGGTGGTTCAGCTACAGTAACGGTATCAGCAGTTGGTGGAACAGCACCTTATTCAGGTGACGGTACTTTCACAGTAACTGCAGGAACTTATAACTATACAGTAACAGACGCAAACGGTTGTACTTCTTCTACATCGATCACAGTATCAGAACCGGCTGCACTTGTTGCTTCATCTTCTACAACTGATGTTCTTTGTAACGGTGGTTCAGCTACAGTAACAGTTTCTGCGGTTGGTGGAACAATACCTTATTCAGGTGATGGTACATTCACAGTTGGAGCTGGAACTCATAACTACACAGTAACAGACGCAAACGGTTGTTCATCTTCAACAAGCATTACAGTATCTGAGCCAAGTGCAGTTGTGGTAACAGCAACACAAGGAGCAGATATTCTTTGTAATGGCGGATCAACGACAGTAACAGTTTCTGCAACAGGAGGAACTTCACCTTATACTGGCGAAGGTACATTCACAGTAACAGCAGGAACACATAACTATACAGTAACAGATGCTAACGGTTGTACCGGAAGCACATCGATCACAGTTTCTGAACCTGCAGCACTTGTTGCATCTTCTTCAGCAACTGCAATTCTTTGTAACGGTGGGTCATCAACAGTAACAGTTTCTGCTGTAGGTGGAACAGCACCATATTCAGGTGATGGAACATTCACAGTAACTGCAGGAACTTATAACTACACAGTAACAGACGCAAACGGTTGTACATCTTCTACATCGATCACA
The sequence above is drawn from the Bacteroidota bacterium genome and encodes:
- a CDS encoding HYR domain-containing protein → MNTITHAKSVAAKQFTSRANTLSVKQSAKGNLLLSIWQALFGKSTGYAFPKIAGLFLVGILSIQQSSAQQLVDEFTRGNSNTVGGGWSEDENSSSYCSVNTNRLQIGGNNDDADFIYRDASSLFNTTYSTNTALMTWQFNMRQNDATPNGFDGNSAGGMAYVLGCSESSFTTNSGEGYAVIFGSSSSTDVVRLVRFSGGVDAEANFTSIVAGTTGYGTQYFAVRVTYNPATTQWSLYLNVNASSFNDPNTAPYTLIGQANNTTYTSQNLDYTGCFYKHGNNGDLAYFDNVWVPTSAPVIITQPAATVNGCNGSSVTFTANANFDTGRQWQKFISGVWTAIGGATNDTYTINPASPADAGDYRVVYTNAIGTATSSVSTLAVGTPSVGGTVDFSMTVCTGQNNSTLNLSGHTGSVTRWELSTNGGTSWSNISNTTTSHPYSNITQTTMYRAVVTNGGCASSNSVPATITVVQPALFSVTGGGNFCAGSGANVGLSDSETGVDYQLMNGVTPVGSPIPGTGNAISFGLQAATGTYTVIAIHNAYLCERTMTGSANLVSLPVPTATATASNHLICGTGTTTLTSTGASNTTALKNFASGTLNMGFTNTSFVSDTITVYDAPTSMAAVTSFSVTVNITHSYDSDVEIYLVRPGGTLTVAANGTYTHTISAGGSVCLAADAGGTGNNFTSTVFSSLGTQTCVANGNPPFTGTFLPENAFSTLTGDPNGVWTLKVADDAAQDNGTLLNWTITMNTISGVTYTWTSSPSGFSSSVQNPGIISPTISRDYIVTVTGNGNGCTASASTGVVNVSPAMTASCSIVNNATCVGANDGSINVTVSGGTAPYTGTGTIAGLGAGLHTFTVTDALGCTSTCSSTITVADATPPVISGCPANFTVNSDPGQCGAIVTWIEPTVTDNCSVDFFTSNYYNGDLFSIGLNSVTYIAQDPSGNQSLCFFDVTVLDVEDPIITCPADITVGSTPGLCGAIVSFTASATDNCSATLSYVPASGSTFPIGTTSVTATATDQDGNTDVCTFNVIVTDTEFPSFAGCPSDITIGTNGSCDRIVTWTPPTAADNCSGVTLSSSHNPGDVFQLGTTIVTYTAIDAVGNTTICTFNVLVEDTEDPVVTCPADTTVTANSAGCSAIVTFSASVTDNCSATLSYSPASGSTFSGTTPVTVTATDPAGNTSTCTFNVIVVNDLVASSSATSILCNGGTATVTVSTTGGTAPYSGDGTFTVTAGTYNYTVTDANGCTSSTSITVSEPAALVASSSATAILCNGGSATVTVSATGGTAPYSGDGTFTVTAGTYNYTVTDANGCTSSTSITVSEPAALVASSSATDILCNGGTATVTVSAVGGTIPYSGDGTFTVGAGTYNYTVTDANGCTSSTSISLSEPSAVVVTATQGADILCNGGSTTVTVSATGGTSPYTGEGTFTVTAGTHNYTVTDANGCTGSTSITVSEPAALVASSSATAILCNGGSATVTVSAIGGTAPYSGDGTFTVTAGTYNYTVTDANGCTSSTSITVSEPAALVASSSATDILCNGGSATVTVSAVGGTTPYSGDGTFTVTAGTYNYTVTDGNGCSSSTSITVTEPAALVASSTQGAAILCNGGTTTVTVSATGGTTPYTGDGSFTVGAGTHNYTVTDANGCPSLTSITITEPSAVVVTATQGADILCNGGSSSSATAILCNGGSATVTVSAVGGTAPYSGDGTFTVTAGTYNYTVTDANGCTSSTSITVSEPAALVASSSTTDVLCNGGSATVTVSAVGGTIPYSGDGTFTVGAGTHNYTVTDANGCSSSTSITVSEPSAVVVTATQGADILCNGGSTTVTVSATGGTSPYTGEGTFTVTAGTHNYTVTDANGCTGSTSITVSEPAALVASSSATAILCNGGSSTVTVSAVGGTAPYSGDGTFTVTAGTYNYTVTDANGCTSSTSITVSEPAALVASSSATDILCNGGSSTVTVSAVGGTTPYSGDGTFTVSAGTYNYTVTDANGCTSSTSITVTEPAALVASSTQGAAILCNGGTTTVTVSAVGGTTAYSGDGTFTVSAGTYNYTVTDANGCTSSTSITVSEPAALVASSSATDVLCNGGTATVTVSAVGGTAPYSGDGTFTVSAGTYSYTVTDANGCTSSTSITVSEPAALVASSSATDILCNGGTATVTVSAVGGTTPYSGDGTFTVTAGTYSYTVTDANGCTSSTSITVTEPAALVASSSATDILCNGGIATVTVSAVGGTTPYSGDGTFTLSAGTHNYTVTDANGCTSSTSISISEPAALVASSSATDILCNGGSATVTVSAVGGTTPYSGDGTFTVSAGTTTTQ